AGCCTGCTCTGAGCTGACCCTGATATGCTTCTCTACCCCGGATGAAAGTAAAATCGTTGGCCATGGACTGTTCGGGGATGGTGCTGGCGCAGTCATCGTCGGTGCCGACCCCTCGGCCGATGGCGAGCATCCACTATTTGAGATGGTTGCCGCCTCACAAACCATGATACCAGGAACTGAGCACGCACTCGGAATGCAGGCCACTAGTAGTGGCATAGATTTTCACCTCTCCATCCAGGTGCCGACATTGATAAAGGACAACATCCATCAGTGCTTGCTCGATGTGTTCCGATCTGTCGGAAACACAGATCCTAACTGGAACGACCTCTTCTGGGCAGTGCACCCTGGCGGCCGCGCGATCCTTGATAACATAGAGGACAAGCTCCAACTGCAGCCATGGAAGCTTGCGGCGAGCCGCCAAGTGCTGAGCGAGTACGGGAACATGAGTGGTGCAACAATTGCATTTGTTCTTGATGAACTACGCCGCCAtcgggagaaggaagaagacatGCAGCAACAGCCTGAGTGGGGAGTGTTGCTGGCCTTTGGACCTGGAGTCACAATAGAGACAATCGTGCTGCGTAACCCACTCTCACGTGGTTTGAAGGAAAATTAATCAACACTATCAAGAATAAAATGCAAAGGTCATCTTCTGCTGTTTTGGTATTTCACCTCGGTAGAGTATTTAGCGAGTGCGTGACACTGAATCAATTGATCACGCATCAGTGAGATTACGATCCACCGGCATGCATGTTTGTGTTCTCAATTCTATTAAATGTTGTAAACAAAGGTCCTTGTGTTGTAAAATAATTCTTAATTACTATCTTATGTACTCGGAATGTTAATATGTTTGGATCTGTAACAAAATTTGAAATACCATGTTATGAGTATGTATAATTAAAACAATGCATTTATTCCGAGTTTTGACCGATggagatggatttttttttataaaaaaaaacttcaagcCGATGAAATTAACACTGTAAGTGAATGATATTTTACAGGCACAAATTTGTTAAAACCAAAAGTGAAAAGGGGCTAatgtgtaaaatcaaagtgtgtttgattattattttatgATGAATAATTGGCATCTAAGATTATtgattttgatatttggagattattgtcAAAAtgattttggagatgattgattTTCAGACGATGAATAGGGACTACCGTCAGATTTGATCCAGTTATGTTAACGGGGGATACCTATAAACCGGATAAATGGgatattggggtacgttggtacgaggatctataCGATACGACATCAAAACAGACAAgaaacaaggattatactggttcaggtccCTCataaggtaatagccctaatccagtttatatgagattgatatggAAAACTACATAGTACAAAGAGAACAGATGAACTCGTTGATACCGATGAGATCCTTGTCGAGActattcgacgagatctcccgtgGCTTCGGCTTGAGTCCTTTGGCTTTGTAgactatggtgggtgtgttggcgctATGATTCGGTGATCCTGAACCCCTCCGGGGGTGTGCCTTTTACACTGTGAGTTGCCTTAGTCTCCAAGTATAACTCGGAGACAACGAACCCTGCACGATATAGAATAGTCCCTATCCTTTTTGAGTAGGACTCTGATAGTCTCCGGCCCgtaaagatattttccataatatcTTGTATATTTCCTTATTGCATATGGAAACATATCGTAGGATATGAGGTATACCAATCTGGTACACTTGGTGAATAGTAGGATAGGATGTATGCCTTAttcgtaaccctgacagtagccccaaCTTCAATTTAAATGAACTCTCGTTGTCATCCGCGACTTCCTGGTCAATGTTATAGCTCTCTTCTGGTCATTCTCGATAAGAATCGAAAAGACACTGAGTTCTCAATTACACTGGAGGAAGTTCAACAGTCTATATAGGTGAATTTAATTTGAAGTCCAATCAATCCTGTCAGCAACGGGTCATAGAAAATTTCAGCGgcaatctctctccttccctcaaAATACGAACTGTCAAGTAGTGCGCTTATATAAAGAAGTttctggatccatttcaagtCTGTTTGCCAAAAAAAGGCCTTTCCAACTTTCTTTGCGTCCAGACTCTCAGCTTCTGCAATCTCCTGAAGAAAACCCTaactttcctcttcctctccggtGATCCTACGATGGTGATGGATCTTGGGGCTTCCAGCACCGACACCGCAGCCATGAAGAAGCTACAGGTAGAAGGAGCTCTCCCCGGCCATGAGCACCTGGTGCGGGAGGAAGGTGGTAATCATCCTTAATTGGTCTTAAGTCGGATGGTCATTGTTGAAGACTTTGTTCGTTGCAGTTTTTTGCCTCCGCTATCCGAATTCCTCCTTCTGATTCTGAACTTCTATGGCCTTTCTCTTCTGCACCTTAACCCCACCTCCATCGCTTTTTTGAGTATTTTTGCTCATCTTTGCGAAGCCTACGTTGGGGTGGTACCCTTCCTTGATATTTTTCACTACTACTATGAGCTCCGGTGGAAGGAATCCAACAGATTTGGTCTCCGGATGCTATGGATTTCGTCTCTAGGACTGCATGAAAGCGTTTTACATCCACTTCAAATGCCATTTGTCCCGGAGCCACTGGAGATCAAAGTGGTTCTATATCGAGCTACAGGATCTCGATCTTGTTCTGATCGTTCTAGAGGACAAGCCTGAACGTTCTCAGGATTGGACCTTGAAACCCCCACTGACTCCCTCCCTCCTAGAATTCGTCAACACCATCAGTAGCCTACGAGAACGGGGTCTAACTAGGTATGAAGTCGCTCAAGACTTCATTTCCCAGCGGATTCAACTGCTCCAAGCCCACGCTCACCCAACCTTTGACTACACGGGGAAGGACAACATGACGTGGATCTCGACGCGGGGTACTTATTCTGGTGTCCTCGTGTCCGCTATTCTTTTGATGTCGGGGAATTTGTATTTATTCTAAAACAATCTTGTCCCTTTTTCCTTTGCAGATCTTAGCGACAAGACGGTGTCCCAGCGAGTGGGACAGGTGCTGATAAGCGCGGCGTTGGGCGTCGACGAGCCGCCCAGCGCCATCTACGAGTTCGCGGACACGAGCCGCCTAGTGCCATCTATGAGTTCGCGGACGCTGACCGGACCGTCATCATTAACGTGAGTGCCCGACTTGATTTTGTCGAACTTTCGTTTCTGTACTTGGAAGGCGAAGTGACTTCACCTCGTGCATGCACTTCCCCTAGTTGATGCCATTGGACCACTGGTCGACTACCAAGCTGCTGCCTCCTTGAATGAGAAGGTCTCTCAGGAGACAACGACAACGGTTGGGTCGGTGCCGAGTGGGATCGGCACCAAGAACCCAAAGAGGAAGTGGGCTACCACCGTCCCGAGCCAGTTCTTGTTCTCTGAGGATGGGAAACTGAAGCGAAGCAAATTTTGACTCCTAGTTCAATGCAGTACTCCTAGAAATCCTCGCTTGTGAACTAGGAGCCGTTATCGGTGAGGATGTGGTGAGGCAACCCATATCTGCAAAAGATCTCTTTGATAAAGTTGATGGCATTGTTGGAATTAATTTCTCGTGTGGACTCTGCCTCAATCCACTTTGTGAATTTATAGATTGCAATGAACAAGAACTTGTATTCTCCTCATCCTTGTGGAAACGGTCCGAGTATATCGAGTCCCTAGCATGAGAACGGCCATGTCAGAGGGATAGTTTGGAGCGCTTGTGCTGGCATCTTGGTGTGTTTGCTGTAGAACTGACAGGCTTCATAGCGTCTTACCATATCGCAAGCATCTTTGAGGGCAGTTGGCCAGAAAAActcttgtcgaaaagctttttCGACCAAGGTATGCCCGCCGACGTGCGATCCGCAGATTCCTTCGTGGATGTCGAGATGTAAGGCTTTTGCATCGTCGGTCAAAACGCATTTGAGGAGGACGTCATTCGGGGCCTTTTTGTATTGATCGTTGTCGATCAAACAGTAAATTTTGGCCTGTCGAGATAGCTTCTCTGCCTTTGCGTTGTCCTCTGGCAACTTGTCAGCACCCAAGAAGTCAATAAGTGGAGTTCGCCAGTCTTTCATTGTCTTGATGTCAACAATGACATGTTCGACCTCTTGAGCCCCCGAGGAGTTGTCGGTATTGGCCATGGTACCTTCGTCGTGCGACTCTTTTACAGACGGTTTTGTCAGGACATCTAAGAAAGTTCCTAGTTCAAGAGGTTCTCTTCAGGATGCTTGTCGTGCTAAGTCATCTGGTTCAATGTTATCCTTGCTATAAACGTGTCGAACCTCGATGCCGTCAAACTTCTGCTCTAGCTTCTTGACTTCAAAGAGGTACTTAGCCAACTCAGGATTGGAGCATTTGTAATCCTTATCCACTTGGTTTGCGACTAATTTTGAGTCCCCTCTCACAATCAATCGTTTAACTCCTAGTGCAACGGCTGCTTGAATACCAGTGAGgagtccttcgtactcggctgtaTTGTTTGTTGCTCGGAAATTGAGGTGAATTTCATGTTTGAAATGATCTCCTGTTGGAGCAGTCAAAATGAATCTGgctcctgctccttggctgttgagtgtaCCATCGAATGCCATGGTCCATGTCTCATTATCCGTTTGGCTGGTTGGTCTATTTTCAGGGATAGTCCAGTCAGCTACGAAATCAGCGAGAACTTGGGATTTGATGGTTGTTCTTAGTACGAAATGGACATTAAATTGACTGAGCTCGACTACCACTTTGCAATGAGgtcgacaacgtctttgttccTGACGACTTCTCCTAGGCGAAAAAAAGAGACAACTGTAACTTTTTGTGCCTAGAAGTAGAGGCGCAGTTTCCTTGATGTCATGACTACAGCGTAGAGCATCTTTTGAATATGTGGGTACTTGGCTTTTGCGTCATGGAGGTCTTCGTTCACATACAACACTAGGTGTTGCACCTTCTCCCTCTCGACGATGATAACTGTACTCACAGAATATGGTGTGGCAGCGATGTATAGATAGAGCTCTTCGTTAGGTTGTGGGGCAACGAGTACAATGGATTTGACAGGTAGCGTTTGAGTGTGATGAACGTGTTCTCAGCATCCTGAGTCCACTCGAATTTGTCCTGCTTTTTGAGTAAAGTGAAGAAAGGTTGTGTTCGTTTTCCCATCTTGGCTACGAAGCGACTAAGTGCTGCTATACATCCGGTCAATTTCTGAACTTCCTTGAGTCAGGTGggtgacttcatgttctcgatggCCTTGATCTTTTCAGGGTTTGCTTCAATGCCTCTTCCTGATACGAGAAAGCCGAAGAACTTCCCTGATAGTACTCCGAACCTGCACTTCTCTATGTTCAGCTTGAGGCGATGTCGTCGGAGGTTATTGAACGTTTCTCCGAGGTCATCGATTAGTGTGTCACCGATCTTCATCTTAACGACAACGTCATCGACGAAAGCCTCGATGTTTCGTCTGAGTTGGTTACCAAGAGCCCCTTGGATCTCACGCTGATATGTGTTGCCGGCGCTGATTAATCCAAAAAGCATCATGGTGTAGCAGAAGACACCGAAGGGTGTGATAAATgatgtcttctcctcgtcctcttttcCCTTGCTGATTTGATGGTACCCGAGTAAGCGTTAAGGAAACTTAACAACTTACAACCGGATATTGTATCCACCAAtcggtctattcgaggaagagggaagtaaTCTTTGGGGCACGcattgttgaggtcggtgaaatccACGCACATTCTCCACTTCCCATTGGCTTTCTGGACCATGACCGGGTTGGCAAGCCACTCTGGGTGGAGTACTTCTCGAATGAAACCGGCCTTGAGAAGTTTGTCCAATTCTTCTTGTATGGCCTACTttcggtctggtgcaaatctccgcattttttttcttaactggcttggcatcgggtcgtaCCATCAGTTTGTGCTCGATCACCTTTCTaggtgatgaggacacaactagctcggatataatcatgactaccttatgtattaatcaaccaaaggtgcatatgttctacattagatttacttgttatatatttgaacaaacgtttctacacaatgagttttgtgtgttttcatttgcagaggtacttgcttgggcaaaagaaaagagaccgaacgtaaggaatgcatggatgattgaagaagttgattggagaccaaaccaagaccttctccaagtcttctttcatctcaccacgtcacttttggtccatagaagataagagataaagttctacatgttttggatttggattcgggcctcctgacagcatcaacttcaaacggacctagccgctgatctagaaggaatttcggggcccgtgagtacttctTGGAAAGCTTAGGGAGTCTaatttcagatggttttggtcccacatcaaaattcctaccgagctactgggaatctgcaaaacaagccacataTCTCATCCAGTCTGAATCTGATTTAGGTTTTAGGCCTTGTAATTGTATCATGGGCTTAGCCCATAGGGGTGTgtgccctagggcaaccctaggacgtccctaatcatacTTAATCAGTAGTCGCCATcgtttagagttgggttttgcttagattattctgtcgagaacagtttcgctgctagatcggtttgtaagaccccaacttgtgagcttaatcattcatctgcaattttggttgtattctatttcgttcttgtttgtgttcttcgattggcaaacagGTTTTAGCCTTCTTGGCGAGGTCATCCGCATTTCGACAtgggtgataaccagaggagacgtggtaaTACGATTGCGGAGCGTGTGCATTCAAAAAGCCGGATTTattttgtgtcgcgactccgcccaaatcgttgtttatcagaacttttcggaagatcgggaaccctagtcATCATCACTAGGGACTCCTGGTATGCCTGATGGTTGCCAAGCAAACGCGTCTGCAttatcgcggaggaaggtgatgagctcGAGTTCCTATTTGCTACCTAACGTTGCCCCGATCTTaacggtcttgtcggggttggtgCTGGTTAGCGGGACAATCTTGATTGCGTCATCGGGTTTTGGTGCTTTGTTGGGCTTGCTCACTTTCCTGGGTGGCTCGGTTGTGGTGGGTGGTGTGGGAGTATgttcgaccatgtcgaggctcctcTTGTCGCAGTGCACCGCTAACTTCGCATTTCCCTGGATAGTGATTGTCCATTTTCGTCCTGGTATCTTGAGAAATTGGTACGCGTAATGGGATGCCaccatgaacttcgcgagtgcagttctccctAAGAAGGCATTGTACACAGTGCCGAACTCAGCAACATCGAAGGTGACCGATTCTGTTCCAAAGTTATCGGCCTGTCCGAAGGTAACTGCTAGCGTAATTTTTCCCAATGGTTTGGATGATGATTCTGgagtgattccatggaagggcCGATTTGAAGGTGTTAGCTCGCTTCGTGGAATGCCCATTTCATCTAGAGTGCTAGCGAAGAGAAGATTGATGGAGCTACCACCGTCGATGAGGACCCGTGCAATtttgatattccgaatagtgggctCGACCACTATTGGGTATTTTCGTGGTATTGTTGTGGTCGTCGGGTGGTCTGCATCGGAGAACTTGATCTTTTGGTGAGACCATTTCATCTTCGCAGTAGTCCCTTGTGATGCAGAATAGACTTCGTGTTCAACCTTCTTGTACTCTCTCTTGGAAGAGAACGTCATAGAACCGCCAAAGATATGGGTGACATGGAGGTCGAATTCTGAGAAAATGAGTTCGTTATCGGGTGCAAGTACTTCGGTATCTACTTTGACAACGCGTACTCGTTTCCCTTTTTCCACTGCCATCTGTCTTGCCAACGCCTTCTTGAAGACCAGACATTCTTCTAGAGAATGAGCGTTGGTTTTATGTATCAGGCACCATTGTCGTCGCGAGTCGTCGCCTTGGGGGTTTGGACTAGAACTTCTGTTGTCGCGTTGCGCTTCCCACTCTTACGACTTCTCATTTTGCTAGAATCTGGTGCTTCTTTGTTGGTTGTTTCCTTATCCTCGCCTGTCTTCCCCTTTCCATCTTTTCATCTTAAGGCATCATTTGCTTTAGCGCACCTATCGACAATCTCGAATAAATTGCGTGCGGAGGTAATCCGTCGTGTCGCCAGctcctgggtagtatagcgatctcgGACACCTGATTTGAACGCGTGTAGCACAGAAGCATCAGAGATTTCGGGGATCGTATTTTAGCATTCGTTGAAACATCGAATATAGTCCCTCAAGGATTCACCGGAATTCTGAGTTAGGGCGTGTAGGTCGTCCGCTGGAAGTTAGCGACAAACTACTGCCACAAGTCTTCCCAAAAGGAAAttgagcgaggagggagatgaaccagCCATGATCGGGCTGATCATTTTAACGTGGCAGGCAAGTAATTTGCCAGAGCGTTATCATCCGCCCCAGCATCGTAGACAACTGTAGAGTAGACATGGAGGAACTCCTTGGGGTCTATGCttccatcgtacttctctattgctcctgGTCGGAATTTCTCAGGCCATCGTACTTCTCGCAGTGTGGGTGTGAATGATCCGCATCCACCTCCCAGTATGATAGGCGGTCGGTGCCCATGCTATTTTCTAGGTGGTCTGGTTGATGACAAGgacgatgaagatgatgatgacgaaGGTCCCCTCGGATCTGGAGCATGGCTCCTGGATCGGCGCCCTTGTTGTCGATCTTGATGAGAACCTGGAGAGCACGACTCCCGCCATCATTGATCGTCATTATCTCGTTGTTGACCTTGACTGTTGTCGTCCCGAACTTGCTGTTCTCGGCGGTAATCATAGCGGTGACTTCGACGATCCTGTCGGTCTTGGTTCTTATTGGGGTGGCCTCCCCGATTCGCGGATTTATTCCGTCACGGTGGAGGATGGCACTGGTGAGCATCGTTGTCGACTCGTTTCTCCCGCCGGCGCTTATCTAAGTGATCGCGTAAATCGCGATTACCTTGTGGCGGTGGGGTCTGTTGACGAGGGACACGAGGTGAAGCATTGTGGGGGTTTCGACCCAGATCTCAACTTGGGTGATTGCAAGGGTCATGGCTGACTTCTAGATGCAGCAAGTCTTGAGCTAGTAGTTCGGCGATTGCTGCAAAAGCACTATTCAAATTGGCCACTGTCTCCCGAAGTCGCTGAACCCATTGCTCACCGTTGGGATGCAAGACCGGATCGAAAGGGCTCTCTCTTAGGTTCGAGTTCACAGTGTCTAGATGTTGAGCAGGAGTGCGCGCGGGTGTCATCCGCATTTGCACGAGCAGATGGTTCAGCACCGCCCTCCGCATTGATCGCGTTCACATCTCGTGGAGCGTTTGACGAAGATGATTCTCGATCCTCCAGACCGTGCAGGACCGATGGTTTGTGAGTATCTAAACCCACGAATCCTACCAAACGATCTAGGCTTTTCTCTGCGTCCTGTTCCTTCGCGACATACCAAGATTGGACTCGCGGTTGTTGAACATGAGGACGTGAAGACTTGGTAGCGTTGAGAAAAACTCTTCAACTCGAGAGATCATGCATCTTCAATTTAGGGATCGGACACAAGGTGGTATTTGTTGGTGAAGTTCACTGGATTCCTCGTTCTTTGTAGGCTCTGATTTCGTCCTTTACATGTTGCAGCACCGGGCAGTCCGATAGGGATTGCTTGGGTGTTTTATGGATAACACACCAAGCAGTTGATTTCTGAGAGAACGTCCTTGTTAGCGTCTGGTTCCCGATCGAGGGACGAGAAGTGGCCACTTGAGGTTGTTCCCGAGATGTTGTTGTAGTCGGTGTCTGTTTCTCTATATAGACGGAAGAAGGCACCAATGATGTGTCGTATCTCGAAGTCGTAGCTACGACGTTCTCGCTCCCGACAGAGATTGGGCCAAACGAGATCGGTATCGCAGAGTAGACCAGAAAGACGATGGATCTGACTTGAGTCCACACTAGCGGAGTAGAGGTTGGATCTACTGCACTGGGGCCGATGTAGACGAAGTTGTCGGAGTAGCTTGAAGTCATATTGgcagaaccttgagcaccaagtccccctacctggtgcgccactgtcgatgggggatacccgtagaccggataaatGGGCTATTGGTGTACGTTGGTACAAAGATCTACATGATACGACATCAAAACAGACAagagacaaggattatactggtccAGACCCCTCGTAatgtaatagccctaatccagtttatatgagattgatatggAAAACCACAGAGTTCAAAGAGAACAGATGATCCTCGTTGATACCGATGAGATCCTTGTCGAGACTATTCGATGAGATCTCCCGGCGGCTTCGGCTTGAGTCCTTCGGCTTCATAGACTACGGTGGGTGTGTTGGTGCTATGATTCGGTGATCCTGAACCCCTCCGGTGGTGTGCCTTTTTATATCGTGTGTTGCCttagtctccaagtagaactcggagacaagGAACATTGCATGATATAGAATAGTGCCTATCctttccgagtaggactctgaTAGTCTCTAGCCTGTAaggatattttccataatatcTTGTATATTTCCTCATCGCATACGGAAACATATTGTAGGATATGAGGTATACCAATCTGGTATACTTGGTGAATCCTAGGAtaggaggtatgccttatccgtaaccctgataAGTTAGACCAGCATGTATcatgcggttagaccggccaacCCGCGGTTTGACTGGCTAACATGTGTCGGTTTCCATTTTGGGTTTTTTCTTTGGATATTCGTGGGTAATCCATGTTTATGACTTTTAGATGGATGCTATgtgtatgtaatactattgtctGCCAATATTGAGTCAAGTTAGAGAGAACTTGTGCTcggatatggtttcttggttgcCCCACGTGTAGGTGAGtcttgatgcctcgggagagcgTGGCCAGTGATGGATCGGTAGTCAACTTGGGAGAAGATGATGTATGGATGATcaggatatcatgcgggatgctTAGGCTGAAGATCAATGtatgtggttggtgaagattccatatggtatGCAAAGAAGATATTGTGTGTATGGGAtgtggagtcgaatttggaaggagaccaAATTCAGTACAATTGGAATTTGTAAAGTTTGATTCTTGTacgggaaggtttcctaggagattaggacttcttgtatgagtttggttcatggctttaggctgcctacctcaggTATAATAAAG
Above is a window of Oryza sativa Japonica Group chromosome 10, ASM3414082v1 DNA encoding:
- the LOC107276706 gene encoding bisdemethoxycurcumin synthase-like, encoding MPGATTAAIVDSRRCTQHSEGPATVLAIGTANPENIILQDDFADYYFGLTKSEQLTELKDKMKRICHKSGIEKRYIHLNAEIIRAHPEIIDKHVPSLETRVDIVATEVPKLAESAARKAIAEWGRPATDITHLIFSTYSGCRAPSADLQLASLLGLRPSVSRTILSLHGCSGGGRALQLAKEIAENNRGARVLVACSELTLICFSTPDESKIVGHGLFGDGAGAVIVGADPSADGEHPLFEMVAASQTMIPGTEHALGMQATSSGIDFHLSIQVPTLIKDNIHQCLLDVFRSVGNTDPNWNDLFWAVHPGGRAILDNIEDKLQLQPWKLAASRQVLSEYGNMSGATIAFVLDELRRHREKEEDMQQQPEWGVLLAFGPGVTIETIVLRNPLSRGLKEN
- the LOC136353712 gene encoding uncharacterized protein, whose protein sequence is MTFSSKREYKKVEHEVYSASQGTTAKMKWSHQKIKFSDADHPTTTTIPRKYPIVVEPTIRNIKIARVLIDGGSSINLLFASTLDEMGIPRSELTPSNRPFHGITPESSSKPLGKITLAVTFGQADNFGTESVTFDVAEFGTVYNAFLGRTALAKFMVASHYAYQFLKIPGRKWTITIQGNAKLAVHCDKRSLDMVEHTPTPPTTTEPPRKVSKPNKAPKPDDAIKIVPLTSTNPDKTVKIGATKGKEDEEKTSFITPFGVFCYTMMLFGLISAGNTYQREIQGALGNQLRRNIEAFVDDVVVKMKIGDTLIDDLGETFNNLRRHRLKLNIEKCRFGVLSGKFFGFLVSGRGIEANPEKIKAIENMKSPT